The sequence tttttattttacgtGTACAGTCTAATTCAGATGTGAATGTGTTGGAATATTTGCTGGAAATCAGCTAATGTGGAGAATTTTAGAGGAATGTAAATAATATAGTTGGTTATGGAACATCTCTTCAGGAATCGCTGCTTGTCTCACATTTTTTCGGATGTTTATTACAAATTTATCGTACACGTTGCATCCTTGTGTGCATCACAGACGTCAAATTGCTAAATTGACTATATGTCCACAGAGAATTTGTATTGCAGCATGAGTGACTCATCGAAATTATCTGATGCATGTCTTTGCATGTATACTTCTGTATGGTTACGTGTTTGCTACAATGAGTTTGAGTGCGATGAGGTGAGCGTATGAATTAGTAACGATGATGATGATCAGAAGAAGGTAGTGAGTGAAGACAGGTGTTTTGGATAGAACTACGTATATCCACGGAATGAAGAATATCACAGTCATCTGTACAATTAAGCCTTCAGTGATGCTACCTTTGAAAAGTTAGAAGGAATGGAGAACGAAAAATCTCATGGGTTGATGAAAAACTTTCTTTAATGAATAAATACAGTGAAGGTAAAGAAATGGCTTGATAAAAATTATCCGGGCTTATCTGATTCATTATTGACTCTGGTATGCAGAAGTAAAACGTAATCTCGCAAACAACGATGATGCACCACGCTTTGGTCGTCCAAATGAGGCTTTGTGCCGAAAATCGTTTTAAAAGCTCATTCCATCGTTATGGAAAATGAAATAGTGAAGTAGCCGAAGATTTTGCATGAGCACTtgaatctgagaaaattgttcGCAAAGTGAATGCCGCGTTTTCTCACAGCTGATCAAAAGCAACTTATCGTTACGATGGCTAAACTCCACGAATTGATTTTTGAATTGCCACCGGATCCGCCATATTCACCCTCTGTAGTCCCTAATATTTTCCGTTTGCAGGTTTGAAAAATAATCTTACTAGATTTTCATCGAATGTCGAGGTCATCGCTGAGATCGTATCGTTTTCTGAGAATAACGAGAAATCATGGAGAAATTAAGCAACGTTTTGTGATTTTGAAAAGATTATATGAAACAGGTTAACTTGGCACATTTCGTTCCCTACTAATCTACTTCTCTTTTCTACCGATCATTTTCAAGCATTTTTTGTGGTCCACCAGAGGAACAGTttaatcggtttgcatactgggACTACCACTCCACTcttctgcccatactcgcatatcagtcccatatcgattttcgccaatattgagttagcttgaggaatgcaatccatcctcaatatactctcagaaatctcaataaaagttgagggtttattctgtaaaatgtgaaaaaaatatcaacttatgtctgtcccatatgcaaagtacccgcatatcagtcccattcagtgcaaatttcaataatttcgtttgttgcaatattggaatagcaaaggtgtattaccgatatttcgtgTAATAATACCACGAttcagcattaggtagcacaataaacaaaaaaagttgaaaataaaattttaatcgcctttttctcgacatgccgattttccatatgggactgatatgcaagtatgggcagtcttCGTCTTGAGCATTTGTTCATTCATTTTTGAAATCACCACtccaatttttccttcactcatCACAGTGGGTCCATAAACTAGGTATAACTCTCGATTAATTTTAGTAGCTGAAGATTCTTTTGCATCCAAAAACCCTATTCCACCACATACTTCACATCTTGTGGAATCAACAATTATCGCCGACATTGTTcactgtacgcacagataggcaaatgactGCTAAATCAAAACAACATCTGAGATAGCTCTGTGAGTAGTATACGTTCAAATACGCACAAATTTGCGCGATTTAGGACTTGTCTGCTTTAAAATTTGAGCGCACGGCCCTCATTCTTCGAATATTGCTGACCACTTGcttctaagttcatgaaaattatACACACATGTattttccggtttcgaaagcacCATCGTAATAAACCATAACATACCCTTATCGTATTGAAAATATGAATTTTCTACCttccaaacaacaaacaacaactgTCAAATTAGATAACCCGCTTACCTGATACCCGTTGAACGTCATCGTGTGGCCATGATCCGAGGACACCACTATCAACGTATCCTGGACGTTGGTCGCCTGGCGGGCGAATTCAACAGCCTCCGAAAGCTGGGCCGTCTCATCGAGCGCCAGTCGGGCTCGCGTTCCATGGTGGGCATTGTCGATTCGGCCACCTTCCACAAACAGCACGTAGCCGTTTTGATTTTTACTCAGACTCTTAATGGCCACATCCACCAATTCCCACAGTTTGGGTTCAGTCTCGTGGAGACCCATTTGTTCGATTTCTAAATTGTAGTACAGGTAATCGGTGTGGAACAGCCCCAGCAGGTGCTCGGTTTTGTCGGTGTCAACTGCCTTCAAACCAATTTTGTTGTAAATATATTCTGCATTGCTTGGATGAAGTTGTAACCATTCATCAATAAGATTGCGGTTGTCTGTTCGAGCACCTTTGTTTCCATTTTCGTCCTCTGCCGAGGTGGGTCGAAAATGCTGCCGACCGCCTCCAAAAACAACGTTTAAATTCTTGCCAACATCTCCGTGAATCAACTGTTGCGCAATATCCGGATACTTGTTCGGATCACATCCGTCATTCATGACATTGGCGTCATTTTGCCAGTCTCGTGTGGCTACACTGGCGTACGCCCCCGATGGGGTAGCATCCGTTATGGGAGTATTGGTCACTACTCCAGTTCCTTTATTACTATCCTGAGCCCACTTCATCAGACCCAGAAATTCCGACTCATTTCGGTTGTACTCACAGTTGTACCGGGGAACATGCGGACTCACGTTGATCATGCCGTAGTTGGTTTTGACACCGGATAGGTAAGCGGTTGATGTACACGCAGAATCCGCCACCTGACGATTGACACAGTAGGTTCTAGCCGTTCCCACATAAGGGAAACGCTCGAACGATAGCACATTGTTTTCGTTACCCAAATACATCCTAGTGGCGGCAATGGTTTGCGGGGACATGCCATCaccaatgaaaaaaattacgttTTTAGCAGTTCCAGTTATTGGTTGCTCATCTAGTTTTGCCCGCAGCGTTCTCTGGGCTTGCTTTTGCCAATAATCCGAAGTGGTTTCAACCTCTTCATAGCCGAGATTTTGACGAGCATTCGCTTCCGATGAAGGTTTAGGTCTTTTATGCATATGGTCATTGTCGTACGTTCGGTGAACACTGTTTGCTTCGACCAATGCAAGTATCGCGGAAAAAGTGACTACTACAATTAAGTTCTTCATTGTACAAATTGAATGGAAAACACTCTTCTTCTAAACCAATCTGAGTGGGTTCAGCGGTCGGAACCAAACTAACGAATCCCCTTTCAACGGACAGCTCTTTTATTGGAAAGCGATAAACATGTGGTCATTTGGGGGGAAAAAGTAATTGTTTGGCCCATT comes from Malaya genurostris strain Urasoe2022 chromosome 3, Malgen_1.1, whole genome shotgun sequence and encodes:
- the LOC131439298 gene encoding membrane-bound alkaline phosphatase-like isoform X2 gives rise to the protein MKNLIVVVTFSAILALVEANSVHRTYDNDHMHKRPKPSSEANARQNLGYEEVETTSDYWQKQAQRTLRAKLDEQPITGTAKNVIFFIGDGMSPQTIAATRMYLGNENNVLSFERFPYVGTARTYCVNRQVADSACTSTAYLSGVKTNYGMINVSPHVPRYNCEYNRNESEFLGLMKWAQDSNKGTGVVTNTPITDATPSGAYASVATRDWQNDANVMNDGCDPNKYPDIAQQLIHGDVGKNLNVVFGGGRQHFRPTSAEDENGNKGARTDNRNLIDEWLQLHPSNAEYIYNKIGLKAVDTDKTEHLLGLFHTDYLYYNLEIEQMGLHETEPKLWELVDVAIKSLSKNQNGYVLFVEGGRIDNAHHGTRARLALDETAQLSEAVEFARQATNVQDTLIVVSSDHGHTMTFNGYQKRGNDILGIADVSANDDLPYTTLSYANGPGYYTTYTEGNRGIRADISNLDLKNFNTRYMATVPLEAATHGGEDVTVFASGPMAHTFQGNFEQSTIPHLISYAAKIGQYKV
- the LOC131439298 gene encoding membrane-bound alkaline phosphatase-like isoform X1 translates to MKNLIVVVTFSAILALVEANSVHRTYDNDHMHKRPKPSSEANARQNLGYEEVETTSDYWQKQAQRTLRAKLDEQPITGTAKNVIFFIGDGMSPQTIAATRMYLGNENNVLSFERFPYVGTARTYCVNRQVADSACTSTAYLSGVKTNYGMINVSPHVPRYNCEYNRNESEFLGLMKWAQDSNKGTGVVTNTPITDATPSGAYASVATRDWQNDANVMNDGCDPNKYPDIAQQLIHGDVGKNLNVVFGGGRQHFRPTSAEDENGNKGARTDNRNLIDEWLQLHPSNAEYIYNKIGLKAVDTDKTEHLLGLFHTDYLYYNLEIEQMGLHETEPKLWELVDVAIKSLSKNQNGYVLFVEGGRIDNAHHGTRARLALDETAQLSEAVEFARQATNVQDTLIVVSSDHGHTMTFNGYQKRGTDVLGIADISDEDGLPYTTLSYANGGGYYITYTEENRAVRADISNMNFTDMNAQYLATVPMGLETHGGEDVGVYASGPMAHWFQGNFEQHTIPHLIAYAAKIGQYKDDETGAGSSLIGCVQLTLMCCLVVLLRMFK